From Rhododendron vialii isolate Sample 1 chromosome 10a, ASM3025357v1, the proteins below share one genomic window:
- the LOC131302596 gene encoding 2-hydroxyacyl-CoA lyase-like, protein MTLVRYQLPTVVIVFNNSGVYGGDRRSLEEIIGLFKDELALTSFIPGAAYHLLIDTFQDKGYLVGTPDELKSFAAQKPGVINFTVDPYAGSESGRLEHKN, encoded by the exons ATG ACTTTGGTTCGATATCAGTTACCCACGGTGGTGATTGTTTTCAACAACAGTGGTGTCTACGGCGGCGATAGGAGAAGCCTTGAAGAAATTATAGGTCTTTTTAAGGATGAGCTAGCACTTACTTCATTTATCCCTGGTGCAGCTTATCATCTCCTAATTGATACTTTCCAGGACAAAGGTTATCTTGTTGGGACACCCGATGAACTTAAATCTTTTGCGGCCCAGAAGCCAGGTGTGATAAACTTCACGGTAGATCCATATGCTGGTTCTGAAAGTGGGAGACTTGAGCACAAGAACTGA
- the LOC131302590 gene encoding putative disease resistance protein RGA3 codes for MADVLLSSLLQTIFTTLTSSVLQQFGIAWGLETELKNLESTLSTIQAVLVDAEAKQWTSEAIKNWLRKLKDSAYDADNVLDEFATQALKRKLDSQRGAAHRVSAFFSLRNRLIFRLKMGNKIKDVEERLDKIARERSFQLTEGLMVPESRAVEGRQTSSFVNESGILGRNDEKEMIIEMLLDDLSDRNGVSVFAVCGMGGLGKTTLAGLVYNDKRVEGHFDLRLWVCVSDDFDIKRLTGAIVESIEGGACNITNLDPLQRRLQEKLSGRRYLLVLDDVWNEYHEKWDRLKDVLRCGAKGSKVVVTRRSQKVAHIMATLPIHHMLGLSEDDSWSLFEQRAFDSRRMEENHDLFKIGKAIVKKCGGLPLAIKALGSLLQFKSSESEWLSVRDSKFWDLPADGSTILPALRLSYDNLAPHLMM; via the coding sequence ATGGCAGATGtacttctctcctctctcttacAGACAATCTTCACAACCTTGACCTCCTCAGTCCTGCAGCAGTTCGGAATAGCTTGGGGCCTCGAAACTGAGCTGAAGAATCTGGAGAGTACATTGAGTACAATCCAGGCAGTGCTTGTTGATGCAGAGGCCAAGCAATGGACGAGCGAGGCCATCAAGAATTGGCTCCGAAAGCTCAAGGATTCAGCTTACGATGCCGACAACGTGTTGGACGAATTCGCCACCCAAGCCCTCAAACGAAAACTGGATTCTCAGAGAGGGGCAGCACACCGAGTAAGTGCCTTTTTCTCTCTTCGAAATCGGCTTATATTTCGATTGAAAATGGGGAATAAGATTAAGGATGTGGAGGAGAGGTTAGATAAAATTGCAAGGGAGAGAAGTTTTCAACTGACGGAGGGTTTGATGGTGCCCGAATCTCGTGCGGTGGAGGGAAGGCAGACTAGTTCCTTCGTGAATGAATCCGGAATTCTTGGAAGGAATGACGAGAAAGAAATGATAATTGAAATGTTGCTCGACGACTTGAGCGACCGCAACGGTGTTTCGGTGTTTGCTGTATGCGGCATGGGGGGCCTCGGCAAGACTACACTCGCTGGATTGGTGTACAATGATAAGAGGGTGGAGGGGCACTTCGATTTAAGACTTTGGGTTTGCGTGTCTGATGATTTCGACATAAAGAGACTAACAGGAGCGATTGTAGAGTCCATAGAAGGAGGCGCATGCAATATCACAAACTTGGATCCACTCCAGCGCCGCCTCCAAGAAAAATTGAGTGGCAGGAGATATTTGCTTGTCTTGGACGACGTGTGGAATGAGTACCACGAGAAGTGGGATAGACTAAAAGACGTACTTAGGTGTGGAGCTAAAGGCAGTAAGGTTGTAGTAACAAGAAGGAGTCAGAAAGTTGCTCATATTATGGCTACGCTTCCTATACACCATATGCTTGGTCTATCGGAGGATGATTCTTGGTCCTTATTTGAGCAACGAGCTTTTGACAGTCGAAGGATGGAGGAAAACCATGATCTGTTTAAGATTGGGAAGGCGATAGTCAAAAAATGCGGAGGGTTGCCCTTAGCGATAAAAGCACTAGGAAGCCTCTTGCAGTTTAAAAGCAGTGAAAGTGAGTGGTTATCTGTGAGGGACAGTAAGTTTTGGGATCTACCAGCTGATGGAAGTACTATCTTGCCTGCCTTACGGTTGAGCTATGACAATTTAGCTCCACACTTgatgatgtag